A window from Leptothermofonsia sichuanensis E412 encodes these proteins:
- a CDS encoding NupC/NupG family nucleoside CNT transporter, with the protein MSWLNLLSLLGIFAFCGIAWLGSENRRVVPWKVIVWGIGIQLGLGLLVFLVPFTRDAIVTLNEGANAILDATEQGARFVFGPVLVPDRTQVPGPLLAGRWIARAITPPYVPVPGDYLSPENISLGYILAFRALPSVIFFSALMALCYALGLIQPVVNLFANLFRRTMNLSGAESLSGAANIFVGIEATLVVRPYLEGMTRSELCAILTSCFGSIASTVLAAYAGFLRPVFPNITGHLVSASIMAIPACFVISKILVPETGVPKTLGKVVEETAEPVNRETESTGSAGSTWLSPMESLVVGAMDGAKLAIAIAALLIAILGLVAIINLFFAHLASLADSQNALLQGIGRVFQIITLQNILGVLFLPLTFLTGVSLHPPELWQASRLIGQRLLETEIPSYLQLAALSQQGLIGDRALLVVSYALCGFAHLASVGIFVGGLVGLVPSRRKDIIELGWKALWGATLATLMIGAVAGLFDVGNPAIIGQ; encoded by the coding sequence ATGTCCTGGTTAAATCTGCTGTCCCTGCTTGGAATTTTTGCTTTTTGTGGAATTGCCTGGTTGGGGTCTGAGAACCGACGAGTTGTCCCCTGGAAGGTGATTGTGTGGGGGATTGGAATTCAGTTGGGGTTAGGACTGCTGGTGTTTCTGGTCCCATTTACGCGAGACGCGATCGTGACCTTGAATGAAGGTGCAAATGCCATACTGGATGCCACGGAGCAGGGTGCCAGGTTTGTATTTGGACCTGTGCTGGTGCCTGATCGGACCCAGGTTCCGGGTCCTTTGCTGGCGGGTCGCTGGATTGCACGAGCAATTACCCCTCCCTATGTGCCTGTACCAGGCGACTACCTCAGTCCCGAAAATATCAGTCTGGGCTATATTCTGGCGTTCCGGGCATTGCCCAGCGTCATCTTTTTTTCCGCCCTGATGGCACTCTGCTATGCGTTGGGCTTAATTCAGCCTGTGGTCAATCTGTTTGCCAATCTGTTCCGCCGCACAATGAACCTGAGTGGGGCAGAATCCCTCAGTGGGGCCGCCAACATTTTTGTTGGGATTGAGGCGACGCTGGTGGTCCGTCCCTATCTGGAGGGAATGACCCGCAGTGAACTCTGTGCCATCCTGACGTCCTGTTTTGGCAGCATTGCTTCAACGGTTCTGGCGGCTTACGCCGGATTTCTGCGCCCGGTTTTTCCCAACATCACGGGGCATCTGGTTTCTGCTTCAATCATGGCAATTCCAGCTTGCTTCGTGATCTCCAAAATTCTGGTGCCAGAAACCGGGGTGCCCAAAACCCTGGGCAAAGTCGTTGAGGAAACAGCGGAGCCAGTTAACCGTGAGACAGAATCTACCGGATCAGCAGGGTCTACCTGGCTCAGTCCGATGGAGAGTCTGGTGGTGGGTGCCATGGATGGAGCGAAACTGGCGATCGCGATTGCAGCCCTGTTGATTGCGATTCTGGGTCTGGTGGCGATTATCAACCTGTTCTTTGCCCATCTGGCTTCTCTGGCTGACAGCCAGAATGCCCTGTTACAGGGGATTGGTCGGGTTTTTCAAATTATTACCCTGCAAAATATTCTGGGTGTGTTATTTTTGCCCCTGACGTTTCTGACGGGTGTTTCCCTCCATCCGCCAGAACTGTGGCAGGCTTCCCGTCTCATTGGGCAGCGGCTCCTGGAAACGGAAATTCCCTCCTACCTGCAACTGGCCGCCCTGTCCCAGCAGGGATTGATTGGCGATCGCGCCCTGCTGGTAGTCAGCTATGCCCTCTGTGGCTTTGCCCATCTCGCTTCGGTTGGTATCTTTGTTGGCGGATTGGTTGGGCTGGTTCCCTCCCGGCGCAAAGACATCATTGAACTTGGCTGGAAAGCCCTTTGGGGAGCAACGCTGGCCACCTTGATGATTGGTGCTGTGGCTGGACTCTTTGATGTTGGTAATCCAGCCATCATTGGTCAATAG